The nucleotide window TGCGCGCCCCGTCTTGGCCTGCTGCTTCTCCTGAGCCTGGCACTGCTCCCGTGGCTGCGCGCTGCTTCCAAATTCCAGCCCGCTCGCCTGCCATCCTCCGCCGACAGCCCCCTGCTGGATAGCCTGCTGCGCTCCGACCCCAAGTTGGCCCCGGTTATCAAGCGGGCTGCTGCCTATGAAGTTCAGATAATTTATACTCAGATAAACCGCGACGCTCAGAACCGGCCCCATTTCGTTCAGCATAATTTCCGCCTCAATGAACGCCAGTATTTCAACCCTGCCAGCTTAGTCAAGCTCCCGGTTGCTGCCTTGGCCCTGGAAAAGCTTAACCAGCTGCACCAGCCTGGTCTCACCCGCAATAGTCCCTTGTCCATCGGTACGGCTTTCCGCTGCCAAACCCGGTGCCCTACGTCACCTCCCCTGATTCCGACCAACTCAACACCGTCGGCAATTATGTGAAGCGCATGCTATTGGTTAGCGACAATGGTGCCTACAATAGGCTGTACGAGTTTCTCGGGCAACGCCCGCTCAACGAGCGGCTCTGGAGCTTGGGTTACCCCGAAACCCGTATTGTACGCCGTTTTGCCCCCTGCGACACAGCTGCCAACCGGCATACCAACCCATTTACGTTCTATAACCAACAGGGGCAGCCTATTTATCAGCAGCCCCCCGCTGTCAACTCGCGCCCCTTAGACTTTCCGCTGGGGCGCATTACCAAGGGGCGTGGCTACCAGGCTGGAGGCCGCATCATCCGGGAGCCTTACGATTTTACCACGGCCAATTACCTGCCTCTTCAGACAATAACAGACATTCTGAAGGCCGTGCTCTTTCCCTCGAGCGTTCCAGCTAAGCAGCAATTCAACCTGGCGAAGGAGGATTATGCCTTTCTGCAGCAATACTTACGCTATACTCCCCATGCCTCCAAGTTCACATTCTACAAGTCGAGTCGTTTTTACGATGCCTATAAGAAGTACCTCTACTATGGACGCAACCCTGACGTTGCTGCCCAGCCCGGCCTCCATATATATAACATCGTAGGCATGTCGCACGGCTACTTAGCCGATGTAGCTTACTTTGCCGACTCCACTCACCGCTCTGAGTTCATGCTGAGTGCAGTTGTCTATGTAAACGAGGACGGCATCCTCAACGACGGAACCTACGAGTATGCTTCTATCGGACTGCCATTCCTTCAGCAATTAGGACGAAGAGTCTACCAGTATGAGGCAAATAGGCCTCGTAGCAACACGCCTCAGCTAGAGTCCCTGTTCCCAAGCAGTAGCGGTGAATAGCCAGTAAGCAAAAAAAACAGCTTTATCGTGAACTAACTACGTGCTGCAAAAGGTTACGCCACAGCCTACTAACCAAACGCGCTTACTTAATGGCGCCGGCCTTCAACGAAAAAGTTGCGGTTCGGGTTTGGAAGTAAAAGCAGAATGCTGCACTTTTGCACTCCCGAATCGAACGGAAGAGGGACACAGACACACGAAACAAGTCTTCGAAAAAAAAGTTTTTGCTTGGAGTTGGAAAGTAGCAAACAAGGTTCTTACCTTTGCACTCCCAAATCGAACGGAAGCGGGCTACGAACCACGAAGAAAAAAGTTTTCGAGTTTGTTTGGAAAGTAAAACAAAAGGTTGTTACCTTTGCAACCCGCTTCAAGAGGAAGAGGGGAATGAGAAACGAAAACGAGCTACTTCGCTGAAAAAAAAACTTTCACGAGTGCTTGCCGAAACGAAAAAGCTTCTTACCTTTGCAACCCCGAACGGAACGACGCTCGGCACAGTAAGAAGAAAAGACGCTGGTTTAGCCAGTACACGGTTACGACAACAGGTTGTAACACACGTTCTTTGAATAGTTGGAAATGACAAATAGGTAAGACTTTTCTCTGGTAACAGGGAAGAGCAAAACAAGCGACAACGAAACGAGACTTACTCGTTATACGAGTCGGATCAGCACTCGACATCAGCTTACTTTCGAGTAAGTGTAGGAATTTATACAATGGAGAGTTTGATCCTGGCTCAGGATGAACGCTAGCGGCAGGCCTAATACATGCAAGTCGAACGCAGGGTAGCAATACCTTGAGTGGCGCACGGGTGCGTAACGCGTAACCAACCTACCTACATCTGGGGGATAGCCCGCCGAAAGGCGGATTAATACCGCATAACCCACTGAAGCGGCATCGCTTTACTGGTAAAGATTTATTGGATGTAGATGGGGTTGCGTGCCATTAGCTAGTTGGCGGGGTAACGGCCCACCAAGGCGACGATGGCTAGGGGACCTGAGAGGGTGATCCCCACACTGGCACTGAGATACGGGCCAGACTCCTACGGGAGGCAGCAGTAGGGAATATTGGGCAATGGACGAGAGTCTGACCCAGCCATGCCGCGTGCCGGATGAAGGCCTTCTGGGTTGTAAACGGCTTTTCTCAGGGAAGAAAAAGACCATGCGTGGTAAACTGACGGTACCTGAGGAATAAGCACCGGCTAACTCCGTGCCAGCAGCCGCGGTAATACGGAGGGTGCAAGCGTTGTCCGGATTTATTGGGTTTAAAGGGTGCGTAGGTGGCCCGTTAAGTCCGGGGTGAAAGCCCACTGCTCAACAGTGGAACTGCCCTGGATACTGACGGGCTTGAGTCCAGACGAGGTTGGCGGAATGGATGGTGTAGCGGTGAAATGCATAGATACCATCCAGAACCCCGATTGCGTAGGCAGCTGACTAGGCTGGTAC belongs to Hymenobacter cellulosilyticus and includes:
- a CDS encoding serine hydrolase; the protein is MPYVTSPDSDQLNTVGNYVKRMLLVSDNGAYNRLYEFLGQRPLNERLWSLGYPETRIVRRFAPCDTAANRHTNPFTFYNQQGQPIYQQPPAVNSRPLDFPLGRITKGRGYQAGGRIIREPYDFTTANYLPLQTITDILKAVLFPSSVPAKQQFNLAKEDYAFLQQYLRYTPHASKFTFYKSSRFYDAYKKYLYYGRNPDVAAQPGLHIYNIVGMSHGYLADVAYFADSTHRSEFMLSAVVYVNEDGILNDGTYEYASIGLPFLQQLGRRVYQYEANRPRSNTPQLESLFPSSSGE